A single region of the Lates calcarifer isolate ASB-BC8 linkage group LG16_LG22, TLL_Latcal_v3, whole genome shotgun sequence genome encodes:
- the kcnk18 gene encoding potassium channel subfamily K member 18, with protein MWRKKKKRKMSVAAKKGISAKAESRKCARRFWRLFPHLFLCLSLVAYAALGALMFDYIEGGGESTIQPDYSDFLSQIVRTVQNLTDNSSCTHEDILQTVDKTMRKGFKSNWLQGPERWDFFSAMFFCCTVFTTVGYGEIYPVTLPGKVVCVLYAMVGIPLMLLVILDVGDFLALLMSRAYIRIHTLCKSLRSHTWSPWKARKKAAESSHRALEDGTFVFSHEVVIREPLDIRQVLHSQADVRHKSIQLQNNKEIFEKILARENLLRKGPLLRTLSCPELDRLPPPQKQYAIWDFTGLGDGMEMLDVPFVLILFIVFAYIFFVGLTLPLWETEFKGFDPYYFCFITLTTIGFGDIVPNHPKYFMLTSLFIIVGMAIMSMAFKLGQTRIVSCYRQCIKFISRGNVETFRNENSD; from the exons atgtggaggaagaaaaagaagaggaagatgtcAGTGGCAGCGAAGAAAGGAATAAGTGCTAAAGCCGAGTCCAGAAAATGCGCCAGGCGTTTTTGGAGGCTCTTTCCTCACCTCTTTCTGTGCCTGTCTCTGGTCGCATACGCTGCGCTGGGTGCGCTCATGTTCGACTACATTGAAGGAGGGGGAGAGTCCACTATCCAGCCGGACTACAGTGACTTCTTGAGTCAGATTGTCAGGACCGTCCAGAACCTCACCG atAACTCGTCCTGCACACATGAGGACATTCTGCAGACAGTGGACAAAACCATGCGGAAAGGCTTCAAGTCCAATTGGCTCCAGGGACCCGAGAGATGGGACTTTTTTAGCGCCATGTTCTtctgctgcactgtgttcacAACAGTTG GGTATGGGGAGATCTATCCAGTGACTCTGCCTGGTAAGGTGGTATGTGTGTTGTATGCCATGGTGGGTATCCCTCTCATGCTTCTGGTCATTCTGGATGTGGGAGACTTCCTTGCTCTGCTTATGTCCAGAGCCTACATCCGCATTCATACACTCTGCAAAAGCCTCCGTTCCCACACCTGGTCACCGTGGAAGGCTCGTAAGAAGGCAGCGGAGTCGAGCCACAGGGCCCTGGAGGACGGTACCTTTGTTTTCAGCCACGAGGTTGTGATCCGTGAACCCCTCGACATCCGGCAGGTGCTGCATAGCCAGGCGGATGTACGGCACAAGTCCATCCAGctccaaaacaacaaagaaatcttTGAGAAGATTCTTGCCAGGGAGAATTTACTCAGAAAGGGCCCTCTGCTCAGGACTCTCTCCTGCCCAGAGTTAGACCGGCTACCACCACCACAGAAACAATATGCCATATGGGACTTCACAGGGTTAGGGGATGGAATGGAAATGCTGGATGTACCCTTTGTGCTGATTCTCTTCATTGTGTTTGCCTACATtttctttgttggtttgactctCCCACTGTGGGAAACTGAATTCAAGGGCTTTGACCCCTACTACTTCTGCTTCATCACGCTCACTACCATAGGTTTTGGCGACATTGTACCCAATCACCCCAAGTACTTCATGCTTACATCACTCTTCATTATTGTTGGCATGGCCATCATGTCCATGGCTTTTAAGCTGGGCCAAACACGAATTGTAAGCTGCTATCGCCAATGCATCAAATTCATCAGCAGGGGAAATGTGGAGActtttagaaatgaaaacagtgactAA